One SAR86 cluster bacterium genomic window carries:
- the yidC gene encoding membrane protein insertase YidC, protein MFNPRSVFLLISLLLVMLLVFDWGNVSKGQKVEVSKSVQEKTDSELFKISNESLEIFVDLEDGSIKEAFLKEKKINNGLEKVRLLSNDEFLRFYFKSTISGFSPTGFSVLNSSDDYLTIQGMDGVGNILTKKITFSDKYSLLIEDRLDLSTSTIGVINSFKTFYRDEKKSVDYGTSFSRDHLAFSTSEDVFNDESLRSVDSREDYMGHWVGHSQKHFVVAVYDDENQQKISLYPKDINGMYRFGISEPMNFEGSSYISETRLYLGPKQKDVLEVVAPHFKYNLDLGFVYGIGEFFIVVLNFLYGLVNNWGVSIILLTVLFKVVLSPLQIMQLNSMVKMRKLSPKLQELQERYKNDRNKLSMEMMQLYKREKFNPAAGCLPLFAQFPIFIAMFWVTREAFEFRGESFLWIPDLAESDPYLIAPVLMGLMMFASQKLMPKPPQSQGMQAQIAQQMMVVFPPMITIVFLFMPAGVVVYSVVNMLLSIIPQVLIMSRAQSESG, encoded by the coding sequence ATGTTTAATCCAAGATCTGTATTTTTATTAATTTCTCTTTTATTAGTTATGCTCCTTGTATTTGATTGGGGAAATGTAAGTAAAGGGCAGAAAGTTGAGGTCTCAAAATCTGTTCAAGAAAAAACAGATTCAGAACTTTTCAAAATTAGCAACGAATCCTTAGAAATTTTTGTAGATTTAGAGGATGGGAGTATAAAAGAGGCATTTTTAAAAGAAAAGAAAATAAATAATGGTCTTGAGAAGGTGAGGCTGCTCTCAAATGATGAGTTTTTAAGATTTTATTTTAAATCTACAATTTCTGGATTTAGCCCAACAGGCTTTTCGGTTCTAAATTCTTCTGATGATTATTTAACTATTCAGGGCATGGATGGGGTTGGAAATATATTAACAAAAAAAATAACATTTTCTGATAAATACAGCCTTCTTATTGAGGACAGGCTTGACTTATCAACCTCCACAATTGGTGTAATTAATTCTTTTAAGACTTTTTATAGAGATGAAAAAAAGTCTGTTGATTATGGCACATCATTTTCACGAGACCACCTCGCTTTTAGCACAAGTGAAGATGTGTTCAATGATGAAAGCCTTAGATCTGTCGACAGCAGAGAGGATTATATGGGCCATTGGGTTGGTCATTCTCAAAAACATTTTGTGGTTGCTGTTTATGATGACGAAAATCAGCAGAAAATATCACTTTATCCTAAAGATATTAATGGCATGTACAGGTTTGGCATATCGGAACCAATGAATTTTGAAGGAAGCTCTTATATCTCAGAAACAAGGCTTTATCTTGGTCCTAAACAAAAAGATGTTCTAGAGGTTGTAGCTCCACACTTTAAATATAACCTTGATCTTGGTTTTGTTTATGGAATAGGGGAGTTCTTTATTGTTGTTTTAAATTTTTTATATGGGCTTGTTAACAATTGGGGGGTTTCAATTATTTTGCTTACTGTGCTTTTTAAGGTTGTATTGTCGCCACTGCAGATTATGCAGCTTAACTCTATGGTAAAGATGAGAAAGCTTTCACCAAAACTACAAGAGCTCCAAGAAAGATATAAAAATGACAGGAATAAATTAAGCATGGAGATGATGCAGTTGTATAAAAGAGAAAAATTTAACCCAGCAGCTGGTTGTTTGCCTCTGTTTGCTCAGTTTCCAATATTTATTGCTATGTTTTGGGTTACCAGGGAGGCATTTGAATTTCGTGGTGAGTCATTTTTATGGATACCAGATCTTGCAGAATCAGACCCTTATCTAATTGCACCAGTATTAATGGGCTTAATGATGTTTGCTTCTCAAAAACTAATGCCAAAACCACCTCAATCTCAAGGAATGCAGGCTCAAATAGCGCAACAAATGATGGTTGTTTTTCCACCCATGATAACAATAGTTTTTTTATTCATGCCTGCGGGTGTTGTGGTTTATTCTGTGGTAAATATGCTTTTATCAATTATTCCTCAGGTATTAATAATGAGCCGCGCACAGTCTGAAAGTGGTTAG
- a CDS encoding ribonuclease P protein component, with protein sequence MPNKQQKKIILINNCIEIGLSDSDGPFSSIRISIPKKIIKSAVQRNKIKRQIKEIYRCSFQKNLNKNFLVKFKREGYVFKEELKEFFSNV encoded by the coding sequence ATGCCTAACAAACAACAAAAAAAAATAATACTAATTAACAATTGCATTGAAATAGGCCTAAGCGATTCAGACGGACCTTTTTCCTCAATCAGGATTTCAATTCCTAAAAAAATTATTAAAAGCGCTGTTCAAAGAAATAAAATTAAGAGACAAATAAAAGAAATTTATAGATGTAGCTTTCAAAAAAATCTTAATAAAAATTTTTTGGTAAAATTTAAAAGAGAAGGCTATGTTTTTAAAGAAGAGTTAAAGGAATTTTTTTCAAATGTTTAA